Proteins found in one Pelobates fuscus isolate aPelFus1 chromosome 10, aPelFus1.pri, whole genome shotgun sequence genomic segment:
- the LOC134575212 gene encoding oocyte zinc finger protein XlCOF22-like isoform X2: MEIIYLLTGEEWENLGSPEENCKDMMLETRNPRRSLDRSVKRKIRTTSPLHGNKDILESPLKHGGDHQSPIKQTTTILRKSVKDDAKQMASHTYTNIRTRDYTQQSNHHIIRKSISSAESDSINADKVKLIDCTSFQIKNERASYDGGELTDEKSDFLAICIKEEPDSSVEENLKDTDIYTPVEYTQTEAYRSSDMKEQSESCYVADLTESDYITVRIKEEPDSCDEHTLTDTEMYTTQTDYSDPHVEGYGGGHISIEKIYKNTTQTNSNKHKNKMAIKHADSAEKEQVGCSDRRNISTSKSKLASRKQLQTGEKTFSCSDCGKYFMENSALINHQKTHTGKKPLSCSVCGKMFAYSFFLITHQRIHTGEKPFECSICGKCFSQSSHLFIHQRVHTGEKPYSCSQCGKCFTHSSSLVKHQRIHTGEKPFSCSECGKCFTHNFSLISHQRTHTGDKPFSCSECGKCFTERSSLVKHQRTHTGEKPFSCTECGKCFTQRSALNKHHNIIHMKAKERVI, encoded by the exons atggagatcatctacttgctgactggagag GAGTGGGAGAATCTGGGAAGTCCTGAAGAAAACTGCAAGGACATGATGCTGGAGACTCGCAACCCTCGTAGGTCACTGG ATCGGTCGGTAAAAAGAAAGATTCGTACTACTTCACCACTTCATGGAAATAAAGACATATTGGAGTCTCCATTAAAACATGGAGGAGACCATCAATCTCCTATTAAACAAACTACAACAATATTAAGGAAATCTGTGAAAGACGATGCAAAGCAAATGGCCTCCCATACATACACTAATATTCGAACAAGAGATTATACGCAACAATCAAATCATCATATAATAAGGAAATCCATTTCTAGTGCAGAATCAGATTCGATAAATGCTGATAAAGTTAAACTGATCGACTGTACATCTTTTCAGATTAAGAACGAACGGGCATCTTATGATGGTGGTGAACTCACAGACGAAAAGTCAGATTTTTTAGCTATTTGCATTAAGGAAGAACCGGATTCAAGTGTAGAAGAAAATCTCAAAGATACTGATATTTACACACCTGTAGAATATACACAGACAGAAGCATATCGGTCTTCTGATATGAAGGAGCAATCGGAATCATGTTATGTTGCAGATCTTACAGAGTCAGACTATATAACCGTTCGTATTAAGGAAGAGCCAGATTCATGTGATGAACACACTCTCACAGATACAGAGATGTACACAACACAAACAGACTATTCTGATCCACATGTGGAAGGTTATGGCGGAGGACATATTAGTattgagaaaatatataaaaacacaacacaaacaaactctaacaaacataaaaataaaatggcaatCAAACATGCAGATTCAGCAGAAAAAGAGCAAGTTGGATGTTCAGATCGTAGAAATATTTCGACCTCAAAATCAAAGCTAGCTTCTCGCAAGCAGTTGCAAACAggagaaaaaacattttcatgttcTGACTGTGGTAAATATTTTATGGAAAACTCTGCCCTCATTAATCACCAAAAGACTCACACAGGGAAAAAGCCACTTTCGTGTTCCGTTTGTGGAAAAATGTTTGCTTATAGCTTTTTTCTCATTACGCATCAGAGAATTCACACTGGCGAGAAACCGTTTGAATGTTCAATCTGCGGGAAGTGTTTTAGCCAGAGCTCGCATCTCTTTATACATCAGAGGGTTCACACTGGAGAGAAGCCGTACTCGTGTTCACAATGTGGTAAATGTTTTACACACAGCTCATCGCTTGTTAAACATCAGCGCATTCACACCGGTGAAaagccattctcatgttctgaatgtggaaaatgttttacacACAATTTTTCTCTCATAAGCcaccagagaactcacacaggagataagccattctcgtgttctgaatgtgggaaatgttttacagAGCGGTCTTCTCTGGTTAAGCATCAAAGGACCCACactggagagaaaccattttcatgtactgagtgtggaaaatgttttacacAAAGATCTGCTTTAAACAAACATCATAATATTATACATATGAAAGCAAAAGAACGCGTGATATAA
- the LOC134575212 gene encoding oocyte zinc finger protein XlCOF22-like isoform X3 — protein MMLETRNPRRSLDRSVKRKIRTTSPLHGNKDILESPLKHGGDHQSPIKQTTTILRKSVKDDAKQMASHTYTNIRTRDYTQQSNHHIIRKSISSAESDSINADKVKLIDCTSFQIKNERASYDGGELTDEKSDFLAICIKEEPDSSVEENLKDTDIYTPVEYTQTEAYRSSDMKEQSESCYVADLTESDYITVRIKEEPDSCDEHTLTDTEMYTTQTDYSDPHVEGYGGGHISIEKIYKNTTQTNSNKHKNKMAIKHADSAEKEQVGCSDRRNISTSKSKLASRKQLQTGEKTFSCSDCGKYFMENSALINHQKTHTGKKPLSCSVCGKMFAYSFFLITHQRIHTGEKPFECSICGKCFSQSSHLFIHQRVHTGEKPYSCSQCGKCFTHSSSLVKHQRIHTGEKPFSCSECGKCFTHNFSLISHQRTHTGDKPFSCSECGKCFTERSSLVKHQRTHTGEKPFSCTECGKCFTQRSALNKHHNIIHMKAKERVI, from the exons ATGATGCTGGAGACTCGCAACCCTCGTAGGTCACTGG ATCGGTCGGTAAAAAGAAAGATTCGTACTACTTCACCACTTCATGGAAATAAAGACATATTGGAGTCTCCATTAAAACATGGAGGAGACCATCAATCTCCTATTAAACAAACTACAACAATATTAAGGAAATCTGTGAAAGACGATGCAAAGCAAATGGCCTCCCATACATACACTAATATTCGAACAAGAGATTATACGCAACAATCAAATCATCATATAATAAGGAAATCCATTTCTAGTGCAGAATCAGATTCGATAAATGCTGATAAAGTTAAACTGATCGACTGTACATCTTTTCAGATTAAGAACGAACGGGCATCTTATGATGGTGGTGAACTCACAGACGAAAAGTCAGATTTTTTAGCTATTTGCATTAAGGAAGAACCGGATTCAAGTGTAGAAGAAAATCTCAAAGATACTGATATTTACACACCTGTAGAATATACACAGACAGAAGCATATCGGTCTTCTGATATGAAGGAGCAATCGGAATCATGTTATGTTGCAGATCTTACAGAGTCAGACTATATAACCGTTCGTATTAAGGAAGAGCCAGATTCATGTGATGAACACACTCTCACAGATACAGAGATGTACACAACACAAACAGACTATTCTGATCCACATGTGGAAGGTTATGGCGGAGGACATATTAGTattgagaaaatatataaaaacacaacacaaacaaactctaacaaacataaaaataaaatggcaatCAAACATGCAGATTCAGCAGAAAAAGAGCAAGTTGGATGTTCAGATCGTAGAAATATTTCGACCTCAAAATCAAAGCTAGCTTCTCGCAAGCAGTTGCAAACAggagaaaaaacattttcatgttcTGACTGTGGTAAATATTTTATGGAAAACTCTGCCCTCATTAATCACCAAAAGACTCACACAGGGAAAAAGCCACTTTCGTGTTCCGTTTGTGGAAAAATGTTTGCTTATAGCTTTTTTCTCATTACGCATCAGAGAATTCACACTGGCGAGAAACCGTTTGAATGTTCAATCTGCGGGAAGTGTTTTAGCCAGAGCTCGCATCTCTTTATACATCAGAGGGTTCACACTGGAGAGAAGCCGTACTCGTGTTCACAATGTGGTAAATGTTTTACACACAGCTCATCGCTTGTTAAACATCAGCGCATTCACACCGGTGAAaagccattctcatgttctgaatgtggaaaatgttttacacACAATTTTTCTCTCATAAGCcaccagagaactcacacaggagataagccattctcgtgttctgaatgtgggaaatgttttacagAGCGGTCTTCTCTGGTTAAGCATCAAAGGACCCACactggagagaaaccattttcatgtactgagtgtggaaaatgttttacacAAAGATCTGCTTTAAACAAACATCATAATATTATACATATGAAAGCAAAAGAACGCGTGATATAA
- the LOC134575212 gene encoding oocyte zinc finger protein XlCOF22-like isoform X1, protein MNKDQTTKRILDLTLEIIYLLTGEDYIMVKKSGDSDTQSIRIQVSENFNRTQSPSTVPPPHSLIHERNNDQKVLKLTNQIIHLLTGEEWENLGSPEENCKDMMLETRNPRRSLDRSVKRKIRTTSPLHGNKDILESPLKHGGDHQSPIKQTTTILRKSVKDDAKQMASHTYTNIRTRDYTQQSNHHIIRKSISSAESDSINADKVKLIDCTSFQIKNERASYDGGELTDEKSDFLAICIKEEPDSSVEENLKDTDIYTPVEYTQTEAYRSSDMKEQSESCYVADLTESDYITVRIKEEPDSCDEHTLTDTEMYTTQTDYSDPHVEGYGGGHISIEKIYKNTTQTNSNKHKNKMAIKHADSAEKEQVGCSDRRNISTSKSKLASRKQLQTGEKTFSCSDCGKYFMENSALINHQKTHTGKKPLSCSVCGKMFAYSFFLITHQRIHTGEKPFECSICGKCFSQSSHLFIHQRVHTGEKPYSCSQCGKCFTHSSSLVKHQRIHTGEKPFSCSECGKCFTHNFSLISHQRTHTGDKPFSCSECGKCFTERSSLVKHQRTHTGEKPFSCTECGKCFTQRSALNKHHNIIHMKAKERVI, encoded by the exons ATGAACAAGGATCAGACTACCAAAAGGATCCTAGATCTAAccctggagatcatctacctgctgactggagag GATTACATTATGGTGAAGAAGTctggggacagtgacacacaaaGCATCAGGATCCAAGTGTCAGAAAATTTTAACAGGACCCAGAGCCCCAGCACGGTGCCTCCACCTCACTCACTGATACATGAGAGAAACAATGACCAGAAGGTCCTGAAACTGACCAATCAGATCAtccacctgctgactggagag GAGTGGGAGAATCTGGGAAGTCCTGAAGAAAACTGCAAGGACATGATGCTGGAGACTCGCAACCCTCGTAGGTCACTGG ATCGGTCGGTAAAAAGAAAGATTCGTACTACTTCACCACTTCATGGAAATAAAGACATATTGGAGTCTCCATTAAAACATGGAGGAGACCATCAATCTCCTATTAAACAAACTACAACAATATTAAGGAAATCTGTGAAAGACGATGCAAAGCAAATGGCCTCCCATACATACACTAATATTCGAACAAGAGATTATACGCAACAATCAAATCATCATATAATAAGGAAATCCATTTCTAGTGCAGAATCAGATTCGATAAATGCTGATAAAGTTAAACTGATCGACTGTACATCTTTTCAGATTAAGAACGAACGGGCATCTTATGATGGTGGTGAACTCACAGACGAAAAGTCAGATTTTTTAGCTATTTGCATTAAGGAAGAACCGGATTCAAGTGTAGAAGAAAATCTCAAAGATACTGATATTTACACACCTGTAGAATATACACAGACAGAAGCATATCGGTCTTCTGATATGAAGGAGCAATCGGAATCATGTTATGTTGCAGATCTTACAGAGTCAGACTATATAACCGTTCGTATTAAGGAAGAGCCAGATTCATGTGATGAACACACTCTCACAGATACAGAGATGTACACAACACAAACAGACTATTCTGATCCACATGTGGAAGGTTATGGCGGAGGACATATTAGTattgagaaaatatataaaaacacaacacaaacaaactctaacaaacataaaaataaaatggcaatCAAACATGCAGATTCAGCAGAAAAAGAGCAAGTTGGATGTTCAGATCGTAGAAATATTTCGACCTCAAAATCAAAGCTAGCTTCTCGCAAGCAGTTGCAAACAggagaaaaaacattttcatgttcTGACTGTGGTAAATATTTTATGGAAAACTCTGCCCTCATTAATCACCAAAAGACTCACACAGGGAAAAAGCCACTTTCGTGTTCCGTTTGTGGAAAAATGTTTGCTTATAGCTTTTTTCTCATTACGCATCAGAGAATTCACACTGGCGAGAAACCGTTTGAATGTTCAATCTGCGGGAAGTGTTTTAGCCAGAGCTCGCATCTCTTTATACATCAGAGGGTTCACACTGGAGAGAAGCCGTACTCGTGTTCACAATGTGGTAAATGTTTTACACACAGCTCATCGCTTGTTAAACATCAGCGCATTCACACCGGTGAAaagccattctcatgttctgaatgtggaaaatgttttacacACAATTTTTCTCTCATAAGCcaccagagaactcacacaggagataagccattctcgtgttctgaatgtgggaaatgttttacagAGCGGTCTTCTCTGGTTAAGCATCAAAGGACCCACactggagagaaaccattttcatgtactgagtgtggaaaatgttttacacAAAGATCTGCTTTAAACAAACATCATAATATTATACATATGAAAGCAAAAGAACGCGTGATATAA